From Pedobacter indicus, a single genomic window includes:
- a CDS encoding DUF3108 domain-containing protein translates to MKKIILAVLTVFLYFNGFSQDLPHLKASVFQPGETLNYKLKYGFISAANGTLKVNKSTLEFDGKPTYHLSAEGKTSSAFSLVFGVHNRYNSYIDKETFLPYFYSEDIKEGKYRRNDKVRFYQKQRKIKGNEGTFKGASQTFDLLSAYYFARNLDLSKMKVGQSFKMTYFLNDEVSTLGITYLGKERIKTDMGTFNCLKFSPEIKPGRIFKKDSKLYLWVTDDGNRIPVKAQVEILVGSVTLELVGASGLKYPLEKN, encoded by the coding sequence TTCTCGCAAGACCTACCACACTTGAAGGCGTCGGTATTTCAACCTGGCGAGACCCTGAACTATAAATTGAAGTATGGTTTCATTTCCGCCGCAAACGGTACACTAAAGGTGAATAAAAGCACACTGGAGTTTGACGGAAAGCCTACTTACCATCTTTCCGCAGAAGGTAAAACCTCGAGTGCTTTCAGTCTCGTTTTTGGTGTTCATAATCGCTATAACTCGTACATAGACAAAGAGACTTTCCTTCCCTACTTCTATTCGGAAGATATTAAGGAAGGAAAATACAGAAGAAACGATAAGGTTCGATTTTATCAGAAGCAACGCAAGATAAAGGGCAATGAGGGTACATTTAAGGGAGCTAGCCAAACCTTTGATCTGCTGTCAGCATATTACTTTGCCCGGAATCTTGATCTATCAAAAATGAAAGTAGGTCAATCCTTCAAAATGACCTATTTCTTAAATGACGAGGTCAGTACACTAGGAATAACCTATTTAGGCAAGGAACGTATCAAAACGGATATGGGAACCTTTAACTGTTTAAAGTTCAGTCCCGAAATTAAACCAGGAAGGATTTTTAAAAAGGATAGTAAATTGTATCTATGGGTAACCGATGATGGAAACAGAATTCCTGTAAAAGCGCAAGTAGAGATACTGGTCGGTTCGGTAACCTTAGAACTAGTAGGAGCATCAGGACTTAAGTACCCATTGGAAAAGAATTAA